In Puntigrus tetrazona isolate hp1 chromosome 7, ASM1883169v1, whole genome shotgun sequence, the following are encoded in one genomic region:
- the senp8 gene encoding sentrin-specific protease 8, whose protein sequence is MDPVVLSYQDSLLRRSDVALLNGPHWLNDQVIGFAFEYFAAERFRSLGEKVCFISPEVAQFIKYASCQEELAIFLEPLSLASRRCVFLAVNDNSNQTAGGSHWSLLLYQRDANQFSHYDSQSGSNSLHARRIAAKLEAFLGTGAKVPFVEEQSPSQQNSYDCGMYVICNAEALCDSARVEGCPHLPAQIITPTYITRKRTEWCSLIQRLAKE, encoded by the coding sequence ATGGATCCAGTGGTACTGAGCTACCAGGACAGTCTCCTGCGGCGCTCAGATGTGGCGCTTTTAAACGGACCCCACTGGCTCAACGATCAGGTCATAGGTTTCGCCTTCGAATACTTTGCAGCAGAACGCTTCAGAAGTTTGGGCGAGAAGGTCTGCTTCATCAGCCCTGAAGTCGCTCAGTTTATAAAGTACGCTTCGTGTCAAGAGGAACTCGCCATTTTCCTGGAGCCCTTGAGTCTTGCATCTCGTCGATGTGTTTTTTTGGCTGTCAATGACAACTCTAACCAAACGGCCGGTGGCTCCCATTGGAGCCTGCTTCTGTATCAGCGAGACGCCAACCAGTTTTCCCACTACGACTCCCAGAGTGGAAGCAATTCATTGCATGCCCGGCGTATTGCAGCCAAGTTGGAGGCTTTTCTAGGCACTGGAGCGAAAGTGCCCTTTGTGGAGGAGCAAAGCCCCTCGCAGCAGAACAGCTATGACTGTGGCATGTATGTGATCTGTAATGCTGAGGCTCTATGCGATAGTGCTAGAGTCGAGGGCTGTCCCCATTTGCCCGCTCAGATCATTACACCCACTTACATTACACGGAAACGGACAGAATGGTGTTCTTTGATACAGAGACTCGCCAAGGAATGA